From Bordetella flabilis, the proteins below share one genomic window:
- a CDS encoding retention module-containing protein, whose translation MAFSTPAVVTQVTGRAWIRNSDGSLTELHVGSRIPPDTEIVTASGGTVGLQTEGGMPLTIGENRDVAFNADMAGQPVDRSEAAVAPPTGTDSDRLLAALQSGQDPFDNLDPTAALVAGGGDAGGSSFVRLARIVEGTTPLALEYPGAGVPAINLLTPAGLANTTPDNGGPTAGNDQNTTSEKSLVSGNILTNDTDPENDALAIVSVGDRPMTTGGVSVAGSTGGTFTVFPDGSYVFNPGESFQNLGVGQSATSSITYTVTDPLGNTSTATVTVNVNGVNDAPVATSAIDNVAGVDAQQGVNLDVSSHFADVDNGDRLSYSAIGLPPGLVIDPNTGVISGNIDHSASQGGNNGVYQVVVTATDASGASVSETFDWSVTNPGPVAVNDTATSTEDTTVSGNVLTGNPQGAGRDSDPDGDTLQVIHAGDRDIPTGGATVAGSNGGTFTILPDGTYTFNPAQDFQSLAAGETRTTTITYIVSDGEGGTSTATLEVTVTGTNDVPVITPHQPTEGDPLNGDRGTVVEDGQISTQGKLNITDADHDQSFFQAQTNTAGQHGAFSIDADGRWTYNLANSDPAVQALAVGETLTEQFQVLSADGTPTTITVTIEGTNDIPAISGANTAAVTEDVEPSVSGQLAVADVDTSDTHSWSVSGEPKGAYGTISVDQTGKWTYTVDQQATQALRQGQQVQETFNILVADGHGGTAIQAVTVTITGTNDLPVVTSGSGAVTEDQNVTEGQLVTSGQLTITDADAGEGVFQPGAHFDGSTGNGNAPLGTLAFQADGSYTYTVDNSNAVVQGLRNGESIVETYTVTSQDGTTTSTITITINGTDDVPVITPGTPGGDKGTVQEDVTLSVQGKLDITDADHDQSFFQAQDNAPGKHGTFSVDANGNWTYNLANNDPAVQALAVGEHLTEQFTVVSADGTPTTVTVTIDGTNDIPEISGESSAALKEDAVPAVSGQLAVADVDTSDSHTWSITGKPQGQYGTLTIDQNGKWTYTADPKAIQALPEGKEVQETFVVQVDDGHGGTDLQTITVTLTGTNDVPQITGSDSGTVVEDFILAQITGGKLNVSDADAGQNSFQPQKVTGEHGTFTLHANGLWTFVLANGNADVQALGLGEKLVETYTVKTADGTPTNVTVTILGTNDAPHISGQSTGAFKEDVANSASGQLQVADVDAHDKHSWSIVGNGKSEYGTLTLDQTGKWTFTGNQKVQSLSEGETVQQKFTVVVSDGHGGFDTKTVTVNITGTNDVPVITPHHPGSDQGLVVEDAKPNTTGGKLDVKDADQGESRFVPQTNHPGEHGTFSIDQNGNWVYKLNNADPAVQALAAGETRTEQFQVSSQDGSATHTVTVTIVGTNDVPVVTNGASAVTEDHDVADGKLVTTGQLTINDVDAGQSTFRTDAHFQGSTGNAGAPLGVLEVKADGSYTYTVDNANTVVQGLRNGESIVETYTVTSQDGTATSTVTITINGTDDAPVIVGQAEGTVKEDVTLSVQGKLDITDADHDQSSFQAQDNAPGKHGTFSVDANGNWTYQLSNNDPAVQALAVGQHLTEEFQVISADGTPTTVTVTIDGTNDKPEISGESSAGLKEDAAPAVSGQLTVADVDTIDTHTWSIVGKPQGQYGTLTLDQSGKWTYTVDAKKVQSLSEGEPYTETFTVKVDDGHGGTDTQVVTVNLVGTNDVPVVSGIGSGTVVEDGGLLQKTGGILFVNDADAGEGHVQGAKITGTYGEFAINAFGVWTYTLNNNDPAVQSLGLGEKRVETFTVRTADGTPTNVTVTILGTNDAPHISGQSTGAFKEDAANSASGQLQVADVDAHDQHSWSIVGNGKSEYGTLTLDQTGKWTFTGNEKVQSLSEGEAVQQKFSVVVSDGRGGFDTQDVVVTITGTNDLPVITPHNPGDPQNPGSASDHGLVTEDVLDTTGGKLDIQDADAGENKFVAQTNHAGDHGTFSIDENGNWTYKLTNSDPAVQALGAGDTLTEKFTVSSADGSAQHEVTVTIVGTNDVPVLSSGVGAVTEDLNVVDGKLATSGQLTITDTDAGENHFKAGAHFDGSTGNGNAPLGTLVFNTDGSYTYTVANANPVVQGLKTGESIVETYTVTSQDGSKTSTITITINGTDDGATITPHNPGDPQNPGSASDHGLVTEDVLDTTGGKLDIQDADAGENKFVAQTNHAGDHGTFSIDENGNWTYKLTNSDPAVQALGAGDTLTEKFTVSSADGSAQHEVTVTIVGTNDVPVLSSGVGAVTEDLNVVDGKLATSGQLTITDTDAGENHFKAGAHFDGSTGNGNAPLGTLVFNTDGSYTYTVANANPVVQGLTSGQSIVETYTVTSQDGSKTSTITITINGTDDGATITPHSPDSDKGQVVEDVTYTTGGKLDVQDPDPGQSQFVAQPNTAGQHGTFTIDANGNWTYNLTNSDPLVQQLGKGETLVEKFTVSSVDGSAQHEVTVTIVGTNDIPSISGVSTGATTEDGASKVTGQLSVADVDIHDGHTWTVDSNPKGAYGSLTVDATGKWTYTVDTQATQALTGGQKVQDTFTVKVDDGHGGTATQTITVNITGTNDIPVITPHTSGGDRGLVIEDAQLSTQGKLDITDADQGQSAFKPQTVQDAYGTFTVDANGNWTYTLDNNNPAVQALSGSDTLGPRTFTVTSQDGTTTHNVTVNIGGANDAPTSADNSATMGVGQSHTFGINEFAFSDSHGEHDSLQSVVITRTPDSGSLTLNGQAVTQGQVISAADIAAGKLVYTPGADGKDASFGFEVRDTGGTANGGHNTSGEYNFDLATNNLVQGDNTSSGGSDGHGGHTPVLNGGSGDDIILGDLGGTVTTTVPGQNYNIALIVDHSGSMTAEIDGQTRMELVKDALLAFVKTLSNHDGIINVTLIGFGSSADTPVTVQGLDPNDVNSWNDKIIAAINNLSANGSTNYQDAFDTAVDWFQDQAGAGKGTANGYQNLSFFLTDGDPTVTNSGGSGSSTSASVLQTSINSFAELAAISTVHGVGIGDGVNQNYLRFFDNTAGTGTATVYFPSSTNLSDSNSYNWDESSNWTVRTNGGGTVANGNGSSIAITDASNKSGATVVDSKSITIAAGHTGHFEFELSTSNLSSSDNYSWALQQLVNGSWTTVQSGKGTGDITTGDFGSGQYRLEFSVLDNTSGGGTAKLTVDDITLVDNTPVSGPAGQVDIVHQASDLNTALTGGGSHSDPAAVGSDTINGGDGKDIIFGDTINTDGLSWNGHAAGTHDGQGMQALIDYLTATNGHAPTSAELYGYISANHAQFNVSGDTRGGDDVIHGGSGDDIIYGQGGNDQLYGDAGNDIIYGGEGSNLLHGGAGNDTLTGGSGSDTLIGGQGNDTLIGGGGGDTFKWELHDQGTNSAPAVDTIKNFNTNAASAGGDVLDLHELLQNPTDGDLSKYLHFTKQGADTVVNVSTTGHAQDAGGNAFDQKIVLQGVDLTNNGTLQDAAIINDLLQKGKLHGHD comes from the coding sequence ATGGCCTTCTCCACTCCCGCAGTCGTTACGCAAGTCACCGGACGCGCCTGGATCCGCAACAGCGACGGCTCGCTCACCGAACTGCACGTCGGCAGCCGCATTCCGCCGGACACCGAGATCGTGACTGCCTCGGGCGGCACCGTGGGCCTGCAGACCGAAGGCGGGATGCCTTTGACGATCGGGGAAAACCGTGATGTGGCCTTCAACGCCGACATGGCGGGCCAGCCGGTGGACCGCTCCGAAGCCGCCGTGGCGCCGCCCACCGGCACCGATTCCGACCGTCTGCTGGCAGCGCTGCAGAGCGGCCAGGATCCTTTCGATAACCTGGATCCCACGGCTGCCCTGGTGGCCGGTGGGGGAGACGCGGGCGGCAGCAGCTTTGTGCGCCTGGCCCGTATCGTCGAGGGCACCACGCCGCTGGCACTGGAATACCCCGGCGCGGGCGTGCCCGCCATCAACCTGTTGACGCCGGCCGGGCTGGCCAATACCACGCCGGACAACGGCGGCCCCACCGCCGGCAACGACCAGAACACCACGAGCGAGAAGTCGCTGGTCAGCGGCAACATCCTCACCAACGACACCGACCCGGAAAACGACGCGCTGGCCATCGTCTCGGTGGGCGACCGCCCCATGACGACGGGCGGCGTCAGCGTTGCCGGATCGACGGGCGGCACGTTCACCGTGTTCCCGGACGGCAGCTATGTGTTCAATCCGGGCGAGTCCTTCCAGAACCTGGGCGTCGGCCAGTCCGCCACCAGCAGCATCACCTATACGGTGACCGACCCCTTGGGCAACACCTCGACGGCCACGGTCACAGTGAACGTGAACGGCGTGAACGACGCGCCCGTGGCCACAAGCGCCATCGACAACGTCGCCGGCGTGGACGCGCAACAGGGCGTGAACCTCGATGTGTCCAGCCATTTCGCCGACGTCGACAATGGCGACCGGCTCTCCTATAGCGCGATCGGCCTGCCTCCCGGCCTGGTGATCGATCCCAATACGGGCGTCATCAGCGGCAACATCGACCATTCCGCTTCGCAAGGCGGCAATAACGGCGTGTACCAGGTCGTGGTGACGGCGACGGACGCCAGCGGCGCCTCGGTCTCCGAAACCTTCGACTGGAGCGTGACCAATCCGGGTCCGGTCGCGGTAAACGACACCGCGACAAGCACCGAGGACACCACGGTCTCGGGCAACGTGCTTACCGGCAACCCACAGGGCGCGGGCCGGGATAGCGATCCCGACGGCGATACGCTGCAGGTCATCCACGCCGGCGACCGTGACATCCCGACGGGCGGCGCCACCGTGGCCGGTTCCAACGGCGGCACCTTCACCATCCTGCCGGACGGCACCTACACCTTCAACCCGGCCCAGGACTTCCAGAGCCTGGCCGCGGGCGAGACCAGGACCACCACGATCACCTACATCGTTTCCGACGGCGAAGGCGGCACTTCCACCGCCACGCTGGAAGTGACCGTGACGGGCACGAACGACGTGCCGGTGATCACGCCGCACCAGCCGACCGAGGGCGATCCGCTCAACGGCGACCGCGGCACCGTCGTCGAGGACGGGCAGATCAGCACGCAGGGCAAGCTGAACATCACCGACGCCGACCACGATCAATCGTTCTTCCAGGCGCAGACGAACACCGCCGGCCAGCATGGCGCGTTCTCCATCGACGCCGATGGCCGCTGGACCTACAACCTGGCCAACAGCGACCCGGCCGTGCAGGCGCTGGCCGTGGGCGAGACGCTGACCGAGCAATTCCAGGTGCTGTCCGCCGACGGTACGCCGACGACCATCACGGTCACCATCGAAGGCACCAATGACATCCCGGCGATCAGCGGCGCGAATACCGCCGCGGTGACCGAGGACGTCGAACCCTCCGTGTCGGGACAACTGGCCGTCGCCGACGTCGATACCAGCGATACCCACAGCTGGTCCGTGAGCGGCGAGCCCAAGGGCGCGTACGGCACCATCAGCGTCGACCAGACCGGCAAGTGGACCTACACCGTCGACCAGCAGGCCACCCAGGCCCTGCGCCAGGGACAGCAGGTGCAGGAAACCTTCAATATCCTGGTAGCCGACGGCCATGGCGGCACGGCCATCCAGGCCGTCACCGTGACCATCACCGGCACGAACGACCTGCCCGTGGTCACCAGCGGCAGCGGCGCGGTCACCGAAGACCAGAATGTCACCGAAGGGCAACTGGTCACCAGCGGCCAATTGACCATCACCGACGCGGACGCCGGCGAAGGCGTATTCCAGCCGGGCGCCCACTTCGACGGCAGTACGGGCAACGGCAACGCGCCGCTGGGTACGCTGGCTTTCCAGGCCGATGGTTCGTACACCTACACGGTGGACAACAGCAACGCGGTGGTGCAGGGCCTGCGCAACGGCGAGAGCATTGTCGAAACGTACACCGTGACCAGCCAGGACGGCACCACCACCAGCACCATTACCATCACGATCAACGGTACGGACGACGTGCCGGTCATCACCCCGGGAACGCCCGGCGGCGACAAGGGGACGGTGCAGGAAGACGTCACGTTGAGCGTGCAGGGCAAGCTGGACATCACCGACGCCGACCATGACCAGTCGTTCTTCCAGGCCCAGGACAACGCGCCGGGCAAGCACGGCACCTTCAGCGTCGATGCCAACGGCAACTGGACGTACAACCTGGCGAACAACGACCCGGCCGTGCAGGCGCTGGCCGTGGGCGAGCATCTGACCGAGCAATTCACGGTCGTCTCCGCCGATGGCACGCCGACCACGGTGACGGTCACCATCGACGGCACCAACGACATCCCGGAAATCAGCGGCGAAAGCAGCGCGGCGCTCAAGGAAGACGCGGTCCCGGCCGTGTCGGGCCAGTTGGCGGTGGCCGACGTCGACACGAGCGACAGCCATACCTGGTCCATCACCGGCAAGCCGCAAGGGCAGTACGGCACGCTGACCATCGACCAGAATGGCAAGTGGACGTATACCGCGGACCCCAAGGCGATCCAGGCCCTGCCGGAAGGCAAGGAAGTGCAGGAAACCTTCGTGGTGCAGGTGGACGACGGCCATGGCGGCACGGACCTGCAGACCATCACGGTGACCCTGACCGGCACCAATGACGTCCCGCAAATCACGGGCTCGGATTCCGGCACGGTGGTCGAGGATTTCATCCTGGCGCAAATCACGGGCGGCAAGCTGAACGTTTCCGACGCCGACGCGGGCCAGAACTCCTTCCAGCCCCAGAAGGTGACGGGCGAACACGGCACGTTCACGCTGCACGCCAACGGCCTGTGGACCTTTGTCCTGGCCAACGGCAATGCCGACGTCCAGGCTCTTGGCCTGGGCGAGAAGCTGGTCGAAACGTATACCGTGAAGACGGCCGACGGTACGCCGACCAACGTGACGGTGACGATCCTCGGCACCAACGACGCACCGCACATCAGCGGCCAGAGCACGGGCGCCTTCAAGGAAGACGTGGCCAATTCGGCCAGCGGCCAATTGCAGGTTGCCGACGTCGATGCGCATGACAAGCACAGCTGGTCCATCGTGGGCAACGGCAAGAGCGAGTACGGCACGCTGACCCTGGACCAGACCGGCAAGTGGACCTTCACGGGCAACCAGAAGGTGCAGTCGCTGAGCGAAGGCGAGACGGTGCAGCAGAAGTTCACCGTCGTGGTCAGCGACGGCCATGGCGGCTTCGATACGAAGACGGTCACGGTCAATATCACCGGCACCAACGATGTCCCGGTCATCACGCCGCACCACCCGGGCAGCGACCAGGGCCTGGTGGTGGAAGACGCCAAGCCCAACACCACGGGCGGCAAACTCGACGTCAAAGATGCCGACCAGGGCGAGAGCAGGTTCGTCCCGCAGACCAATCATCCCGGCGAGCATGGCACGTTCTCGATCGATCAGAACGGCAACTGGGTATACAAGCTGAACAACGCCGATCCGGCCGTGCAGGCGCTGGCCGCCGGTGAAACGCGTACCGAGCAGTTCCAGGTATCGTCGCAGGACGGCAGCGCCACGCATACCGTGACGGTGACCATCGTCGGCACCAACGACGTGCCGGTGGTGACCAACGGCGCGAGCGCCGTGACGGAAGACCATGACGTGGCCGACGGCAAGCTGGTGACGACCGGCCAATTGACGATCAACGACGTCGATGCGGGCCAGAGCACCTTCAGGACCGACGCGCATTTCCAGGGCAGCACCGGCAATGCCGGTGCGCCGCTGGGCGTGCTGGAAGTCAAGGCGGACGGCTCCTATACCTACACGGTGGACAACGCCAACACGGTGGTGCAGGGCTTGCGCAACGGCGAGAGCATCGTCGAAACGTACACCGTGACCAGCCAGGACGGCACTGCGACCAGCACGGTCACCATCACGATCAACGGCACGGATGACGCGCCGGTGATCGTTGGCCAGGCCGAAGGCACGGTCAAGGAAGACGTCACGCTGAGCGTGCAGGGCAAGCTGGACATCACCGACGCCGACCACGACCAATCGTCGTTCCAGGCCCAGGACAACGCGCCGGGCAAGCACGGCACCTTCAGCGTCGATGCCAACGGCAACTGGACGTACCAGCTGTCGAACAACGATCCGGCGGTGCAGGCGCTGGCCGTCGGCCAGCACCTGACCGAAGAATTCCAGGTGATCTCCGCCGACGGTACGCCGACCACGGTAACGGTCACCATCGACGGCACCAACGACAAGCCGGAAATCAGCGGTGAAAGCAGCGCCGGACTCAAGGAAGACGCGGCCCCGGCCGTGTCCGGCCAACTGACGGTGGCCGACGTCGATACCATCGACACGCACACCTGGTCCATCGTCGGCAAGCCGCAGGGCCAGTACGGTACGCTGACGCTGGACCAGAGCGGCAAGTGGACCTACACGGTCGATGCCAAGAAGGTCCAGTCCCTGAGCGAAGGCGAGCCTTACACCGAGACCTTCACGGTCAAGGTGGACGACGGCCATGGCGGAACGGACACCCAGGTGGTGACGGTCAACCTGGTCGGCACCAATGACGTGCCGGTCGTCAGCGGCATCGGCTCGGGCACCGTCGTGGAAGACGGCGGACTGTTGCAGAAGACGGGCGGCATCCTGTTCGTCAATGACGCCGACGCGGGCGAAGGCCACGTGCAGGGCGCGAAGATCACCGGTACCTACGGCGAGTTTGCCATCAATGCCTTCGGCGTGTGGACCTATACGCTGAACAACAACGATCCCGCGGTGCAATCCCTGGGCCTGGGCGAAAAGCGCGTCGAAACGTTTACGGTCCGGACCGCCGACGGTACGCCGACCAACGTGACGGTGACCATCCTCGGCACCAATGACGCGCCGCACATCAGCGGCCAGAGCACGGGCGCCTTCAAGGAAGACGCGGCGAACTCGGCCAGCGGCCAATTGCAGGTTGCCGACGTCGACGCGCACGACCAGCACAGCTGGTCCATCGTGGGCAACGGCAAGAGCGAGTACGGCACGCTGACCCTGGACCAGACCGGCAAGTGGACCTTCACGGGCAACGAGAAGGTGCAATCGCTGAGCGAAGGCGAAGCGGTGCAGCAGAAGTTCTCGGTGGTCGTCAGCGACGGCCGCGGCGGCTTCGATACGCAGGACGTCGTGGTGACCATCACTGGCACCAACGACCTGCCCGTCATCACCCCGCACAACCCGGGCGATCCGCAGAACCCGGGCAGCGCCAGCGACCATGGCCTGGTGACCGAAGACGTGCTCGACACGACGGGCGGCAAGCTGGACATCCAGGATGCCGACGCGGGCGAGAACAAATTCGTGGCGCAGACCAACCACGCCGGCGACCATGGCACGTTCTCGATCGACGAGAACGGCAACTGGACCTACAAGCTGACCAACAGCGACCCGGCGGTGCAGGCCCTGGGCGCGGGCGACACCTTGACCGAGAAGTTCACGGTCTCGTCGGCCGACGGCAGCGCGCAGCATGAAGTGACGGTGACCATCGTCGGCACCAACGACGTGCCGGTGCTGAGCAGCGGCGTGGGCGCGGTGACCGAAGACCTGAACGTGGTCGACGGCAAGCTGGCCACCAGCGGCCAATTGACCATCACCGACACGGACGCGGGCGAGAACCACTTCAAGGCGGGCGCGCACTTCGACGGCAGCACGGGCAACGGCAACGCGCCGCTGGGCACGCTGGTGTTCAACACCGATGGTTCCTATACCTACACGGTGGCCAACGCCAACCCGGTGGTGCAGGGCCTGAAGACGGGCGAGAGCATCGTCGAGACCTACACGGTGACCAGCCAGGACGGTTCGAAGACCAGCACGATCACCATCACCATCAACGGCACGGACGATGGCGCGACCATCACGCCGCACAACCCGGGCGATCCGCAGAATCCGGGCAGCGCCAGCGACCATGGCCTGGTGACCGAAGACGTGCTCGACACGACGGGCGGCAAGCTGGACATCCAGGATGCCGACGCGGGCGAGAACAAGTTCGTGGCGCAGACCAACCACGCCGGCGACCATGGCACGTTCTCGATCGACGAGAACGGCAACTGGACGTACAAGCTGACCAACAGCGACCCGGCGGTGCAGGCCCTGGGCGCGGGGGACACCTTGACCGAGAAGTTCACGGTCTCGTCGGCCGACGGCAGCGCGCAGCATGAAGTGACGGTGACCATCGTCGGCACCAACGACGTGCCGGTGCTGAGCAGCGGCGTGGGCGCGGTGACCGAAGACCTGAACGTGGTCGACGGCAAGCTGGCCACCAGCGGCCAACTGACGATCACCGACACGGACGCGGGCGAGAACCACTTCAAGGCGGGCGCGCACTTCGACGGCAGCACGGGCAACGGCAACGCGCCGCTGGGCACGCTGGTGTTCAACACCGACGGTTCCTATACCTACACGGTGGCCAACGCCAACCCGGTGGTGCAAGGACTGACCTCCGGTCAAAGCATTGTCGAAACCTACACGGTGACTAGCCAGGACGGTTCGAAGACCAGCACGATCACCATCACCATCAACGGTACGGACGATGGCGCGACCATCACGCCGCACAGCCCGGACAGCGACAAGGGGCAGGTGGTGGAGGACGTCACCTACACGACCGGCGGCAAGCTGGATGTGCAGGATCCGGACCCCGGCCAGTCCCAGTTCGTGGCCCAGCCGAACACCGCCGGCCAGCACGGCACGTTCACCATCGACGCCAACGGAAACTGGACCTACAACCTGACCAACAGCGACCCGCTGGTGCAGCAGCTGGGCAAGGGCGAGACGCTGGTCGAGAAGTTCACCGTATCGTCGGTCGACGGCAGCGCGCAGCATGAAGTGACGGTCACCATCGTCGGCACCAACGACATCCCGTCGATCAGCGGCGTCAGCACCGGTGCGACCACCGAGGATGGCGCCTCCAAGGTGACGGGCCAGCTCAGCGTGGCGGACGTGGATATACACGACGGCCATACCTGGACGGTAGACAGCAACCCGAAGGGCGCCTACGGTTCCCTGACGGTGGACGCCACCGGCAAGTGGACCTATACGGTCGATACCCAGGCCACGCAGGCCCTGACCGGCGGCCAGAAGGTGCAGGATACCTTCACGGTGAAGGTCGACGACGGCCATGGCGGCACGGCCACGCAAACCATTACGGTGAACATTACCGGCACCAACGACATCCCGGTCATCACGCCGCATACCAGCGGCGGCGATCGCGGCCTGGTCATCGAGGACGCCCAGCTCAGCACGCAGGGCAAGCTGGACATCACCGACGCCGACCAGGGCCAAAGCGCCTTCAAGCCGCAGACCGTGCAGGACGCCTACGGCACCTTCACCGTGGACGCCAACGGCAACTGGACCTACACGCTGGACAACAACAATCCGGCGGTGCAGGCCCTTTCCGGCAGCGACACGCTGGGCCCGCGCACCTTCACGGTGACCTCGCAGGATGGCACGACGACGCACAATGTCACGGTGAACATCGGGGGCGCCAACGATGCACCGACCTCCGCCGATAACTCCGCCACCATGGGCGTGGGCCAGTCCCATACCTTCGGGATCAACGAGTTCGCCTTCAGCGACAGCCATGGCGAGCACGACAGCCTGCAAAGCGTCGTCATCACCCGCACGCCGGACAGCGGCAGCCTGACGCTGAACGGCCAGGCCGTGACGCAGGGCCAGGTCATCTCGGCGGCCGACATCGCGGCCGGCAAGCTGGTCTACACCCCGGGCGCCGACGGCAAGGATGCGTCGTTCGGCTTCGAGGTGCGCGACACCGGCGGTACGGCCAATGGCGGCCACAATACATCCGGCGAGTACAACTTCGACCTGGCCACCAACAACCTGGTACAGGGCGACAACACCAGCAGCGGCGGCAGCGACGGGCATGGCGGCCATACGCCGGTCCTGAACGGTGGCTCGGGCGACGACATCATCCTGGGCGACCTGGGTGGCACCGTAACGACCACCGTGCCGGGCCAGAACTACAACATCGCGCTCATCGTCGACCACTCGGGCAGCATGACGGCCGAAATCGACGGCCAGACCCGGATGGAACTCGTCAAGGACGCCCTGCTGGCCTTCGTCAAGACGCTCTCCAACCACGACGGCATCATCAACGTCACGCTGATCGGGTTCGGTTCGTCGGCGGATACGCCCGTCACGGTCCAGGGCCTGGATCCGAATGACGTCAACAGCTGGAACGACAAGATCATCGCGGCCATCAACAACCTGAGCGCCAACGGGTCGACCAACTACCAGGACGCGTTCGACACTGCGGTGGACTGGTTCCAGGACCAGGCCGGCGCAGGCAAGGGCACCGCCAACGGGTATCAGAACCTGAGCTTCTTCCTGACCGACGGCGATCCCACGGTCACGAACTCCGGCGGCAGCGGCTCGTCGACCAGCGCCAGCGTGCTGCAAACGTCCATCAACTCCTTCGCGGAGTTGGCGGCGATCAGCACGGTGCACGGCGTCGGCATCGGCGACGGCGTCAACCAGAACTACCTGCGCTTCTTCGACAATACGGCGGGCACGGGTACGGCGACCGTTTACTTCCCGAGCTCCACCAACCTGTCGGACTCGAACTCCTACAATTGGGACGAGAGCAGCAACTGGACGGTCCGCACCAATGGTGGTGGTACCGTGGCGAACGGCAACGGAAGCTCGATCGCCATCACCGACGCTTCCAACAAGTCGGGCGCCACCGTCGTCGACAGCAAGAGCATCACCATCGCGGCCGGCCACACGGGGCACTTCGAGTTCGAGCTGTCCACCTCCAATCTGTCCAGCAGCGACAACTACAGTTGGGCGTTGCAGCAGTTGGTGAACGGCTCCTGGACCACGGTGCAGTCGGGCAAGGGAACGGGCGACATCACGACCGGCGACTTCGGCAGCGGTCAGTATCGCCTCGAGTTCTCGGTGCTGGACAACACCAGCGGCGGCGGTACGGCGAAACTGACCGTCGACGACATCACCCTGGTCGACAATACGCCGGTCAGCGGCCCGGCCGGCCAGGTGGACATCGTGCACCAGGCGAGCGACCTGAACACGGCGCTCACCGGCGGCGGATCGCATTCCGACCCGGCGGCGGTCGGCAGCGATACGATCAACGGCGGTGATGGCAAGGACATCATCTTCGGCGACACGATCAATACCGACGGCTTGTCCTGGAATGGCCATGCGGCGGGTACGCACGACGGGCAGGGCATGCAGGCGCTGATCGACTACCTGACGGCTACCAACGGCCATGCGCCCACGTCGGCGGAGCTGTACGGCTACATCAGCGCCAATCACGCGCAGTTCAACGTGAGCGGCGATACGCGTGGCGGCGACGACGTCATCCATGGTGGCAGCGGCGACGACATCATCTACGGCCAGGGCGGCAACGACCAGCTGTACGGCGATGCCGGCAACGACATCATCTACGGTGGCGAAGGCAGCAACCTCCTGCACGGTGGCGCCGGCAACGACACCCTGACCGGCGGCTCGGGCAGCGACACGCTGATCGGCGGGCAGGGCAACGACACGCTGATCGGCGGCGGTGGCGGCGACACGTTCAAGTGGGAATTGCACGACCAGGGCACGAACAGCGCCCCGGCGGTCGACACGATCAAGAACTTCAACACCAATGCCGCGTCGGCGGGTGGCGATGTCCTGGATCTGCACGAGCTGCTGCAAAACCCCACCGATGGCGATCTGTCGAAGTACCTGCACTTCACCAAGCAGGGCGCCGACACCGTGGTCAACGTCAGCACCACCGGGCATGCCCAGGATGCCGGCGGCAATGCCTTTGACCAGAAGATCGTGCTGCAAGGCGTGGATCTGACGAACAACGGCACCCTGCAGGACGCGGCCATCATCAATGACCTGTTGCAGAAGGGCAAGCTGCATGGCCACGACTAA
- a CDS encoding helix-turn-helix transcriptional regulator → MHVAPVLFVTHDDLLWKHWSGLDARQWLPARGRSLPDMARWREQGRSLVVVDADLPRLPAWNSEQWTGALNGLRVIVASARPHDEQGTKVLASGAVGYCHTYVPISTLTQILEVVESGEIWMGRSLVTRLLRLVESRAGGQEQWHNNALTEREDMVARRAAVGEANGEIASALGITERTVKAHLSSVFEKLGVSDRLQLALRVHGISR, encoded by the coding sequence ATGCACGTGGCACCGGTTCTGTTCGTCACCCATGACGACTTGCTGTGGAAGCACTGGTCGGGTCTGGACGCGCGGCAATGGCTGCCCGCACGCGGCCGCAGTCTTCCCGACATGGCGCGCTGGCGTGAACAGGGCCGATCGCTGGTGGTGGTCGATGCCGATCTGCCCCGCCTGCCGGCCTGGAATTCCGAGCAATGGACCGGCGCGCTGAATGGCCTGCGCGTGATCGTCGCCAGTGCGCGGCCCCATGACGAGCAGGGCACCAAGGTGTTGGCGTCCGGGGCGGTGGGGTACTGCCACACCTATGTCCCGATTTCGACCCTGACCCAGATCCTGGAAGTCGTCGAATCCGGCGAAATATGGATGGGACGTTCGCTGGTCACGCGTCTGTTGCGGCTGGTGGAAAGCCGTGCCGGCGGCCAGGAGCAGTGGCACAACAACGCGCTGACCGAACGCGAGGATATGGTGGCCCGCCGCGCCGCGGTCGGCGAAGCCAACGGGGAGATCGCCTCCGCCCTGGGCATCACCGAGCGTACGGTCAAGGCGCATCTGTCCTCTGTATTCGAGAAGCTGGGGGTGAGCGATCGCCTGCAGCTCGCCTTGCGGGTGCACGGCATCAGCCGCTAG